The following nucleotide sequence is from Basilea psittacipulmonis DSM 24701.
TCCATTTACTCCCCATATCGTTCCAATAGATAAAGACTGGTTGGGCTTTTCGCAACAAATCATTCAAAAACTATCTCACCATTCGTATATTGAACTTCACCCCAGCACCAATACCTTGCAAATCCATGATGGCCACTATCATTGGGTGTTGATCACCGCGATACCCATCGCTCGTGGTAAAGCCTTATTAGATGAATTTAATGCGAATGAACAGTGGATCAAAAATAACTCTGGAACCTTACTTTTAAGTGGTGGGCCAATCTACAGTGCAGTCGGACAAACACAGGGTGAACAAGAAAGTTCTTGGATGTCCCTCATCAGTGTCATGGCAGTGATTACCTTGTTGTGGTTTAGTTTTAAAACCATTCGCTTACTCTCACTTTTTATTCCCATCGTATTTAGCTTTATCACTGGATTTTTAGTATGCGTCCTTGTTTTTGGGCAAATACATATCCTGACATTAGTCATCAGCACCAGCTTAATTGGCTTAGTTATCGATTTCCCAATTCACTGGTTAAGCCATGCTTGGCATGAACCTTGGAATGCCGAACGTAGTATGCAAAAAACATGGAAGCCTTTTTTTGTGGCACTACTCACCACATTACTTGGTTATTTCATGTTATGTTGGACACCAATTCCGATTCTTCAAGAAAGTGCGGTCTTCTCAATGGCTACACTTATCACCGCCTTTTTATTCACTTATTTTGTCCTACCTAAATACTTTAGAAACTGGGAACCTAAACGTAGCAATATCCAAACAATCATTTCATCTATTCAAAAAACCATTCATCGTTTTTGGCAGTTTTTTGATGCTCATCGCCTTGCCTCGTATTTAGGGATTATCGCTATTTGCCTAATCTTCCCGCCATCTTTTAAAGATGACATCAGTCACTGGGTTCACCTGCCTGAGTATTGGTTAAACCAAAGTAAATTAATTGCTCAAAAATCAGGCATTAATCCAGCCAGCCAATTCTTTTTAATAACCGCTCCGAATGAAACTGAATTATTGGCTTTGGACAAACAGTTAAGCCAATCACTTGATACGCTTAAAACACAAGGCTTGATTCAAAACTATACCTCACTCAGCCAATGGGTAAATAGCTCACCCACCCAAACACAACTTCGAGAAAAAATCAAACAACTCGTTCAATCACCTGATGCACGCTTGCTTTCCAGCATTGGTATCCCTGATGAGGTATGGAAAAAAGAAGCGGATGATGTTCTTAATTTACCCACACTATCTATCAACGATACACTTAAATATGAATTTGCCCAACGCTGGAAAACGTTATTTTTAGGGCAGATCGATCATCAATACGCATCACTTATTACATTAGATGGGGTATCGCCACAGGCCATATCTTCTTTGAAAAAATTAATTGACCTTAATAAACGTTCAGACACCTCGATAGAATGGGTTGATTACAAGCAAGACATCAATGATGTATTCCATCACGCTCGCACGCAGGCGACGATTTATAAGATTCTTTCTTTGATTCTCGTATTAGTAGTTTTGTGTGTTTGTTTTGGGTTGAGAAATGGGATCAAAATTATTCAAGTCCCTATTTTTGCTTCTTTGCTTACCATTATCTGTTTAAGCGTCGCGTCTGTTCCTATTGGAATTTTTTCTGTCTTTGGACTATTATTAGCCAGCGCTATAGGAGTCGATTATGCCATCTACGCCTTAAATTCAAAAAGCCAATCCCATGGCATTTTATTAGCTTTTTTAACCACATTTTTAACATTTATTCTTTTAGCTTTTAGCGGTACACCGGCGGTTGCACAGTTTGGATTAAGTGTATCCATCGGAGTACTTTGGAACATGGCATTAGCCATTAAATTATCTTATCAACTACAGAGACTATAATGAAAACTGATATTGCTATTATTGGTGCCGGCCCAGCTGGCTCAATCGCTGCAGGGTTACTTAGACAAAAAGGTTATCACGTAACCGTTGTCGAGAAACAAAAATTTCCTCGTTTTTCCATCGGAGAAAGTCTATTACCTCATTGCATGGAATTTATCGAAAAAGCAGGTATGTTGCCCGCAATCAAACAAGCAGGGTTCCAATTTAAAAATGGTGCTGCTTTTACTTGGGGCGATCGTTACACCACGATTAATTTTGAAGATAAATTCACGTCTGGTCCAGGCACGACTTTCCAAGTACAAAGAGCTCGCTTTGATAAAATTTTGATCGATGAAGCCGAAAAAGCAGGTGCTGTCGTACTTTACGAACACGAGGTCACGCATGTCAATACGGATGATGAAAAAGCCACTTTAACGATCAAACCGTTATCATCTCAAACACCTTTTACATTAGAAGCAAAATTTGTGTTGGATGCCAGTGGCTATGGACGTATCTTATCGCGTTTATTTGATTTAGAAACACCGAGCAGCCTACCCGTTAGACATGCTCATTTCACGCATATTGAAGATAATATTCAAGATGATTCTTTTGATCGTAATAAGATTTTGATTTGTACGCATCCCACACAGCGTGATGTTTGGCTATGGTTCATTCCTTTCTCCAATGGTCGTACCTCTATAGGGGTGGTGGGTGAACCCAAGATTTTTGAACAACTGCCTGAACAAACGCCTGAATACATTCTTCGCCATTATGCTGACAGTATTCCAATGCTCAAGAAATTATTGGTTAATGCTAAATGGGATACGCCGTTTTCAACATTAAAAGGTTATTCTGCCAATGTGAAAGCCTTGTATGGCAATCGTTGGGCTTTATTAGGTAATGCAGCTGAGTTCCTTGATCCTGTATTTTCTTCTGGTGTCACAATCGCTATGCACTCAGCCGATCTTGCTGTGGATGCTTTGGATAAAACACTCAAGAATGAAGCTGTTGATTGGGAAAAAGAATTTACAGAACCGTTGATGATTGGTGTAAATGCGTTTAGAACCTATGTGATGGGATGGTATGATTATTCTTTCCAAGATGTGATTTACCAAGAAAATCCTAATCCTGAGATCAAAAAAATGATTAGTGCGATTTTGGCTGGATATGCTTGGGATACGAATAATCCTTTTGTCAAACGCTCTAAAGAAAAGCTCAAGACACTTGCTGAAATTTGTCGTTCAACATCACAACATTCATGAAAGTTATTAAATTTATTTTAATATGTTTAAGTGTGACACTGTTGGTAGCTTGCCAAACAAGCTACCCACGGTTGTTTGATGAAAACCAAACCATCGTCAAACAATATCAAGCACAAAACCTCAACACGCATTTATCATCACTGATTATCGTTCAGTCCTATCAAGGTACTTTTCGAGCCACACAACTAACCCCACTGGGCGTTCCGATCACGCGTCAAATCCTAACTTCTTCAGGTTGGCAAAATGACGGTTTTTTGTATCCGAACCGAAAGGCCTCTTATTTGTTTAGTGCGATTGTTTCATGGCAATTTCCTGATCGGATTCCAGCTCCCTATACCTCGTTGTTAAACACAGGCAAGTGGAGACTTGAAAAGCAGGAAAATTCAGCTATGATATTTATTGACAAAGACAAATGGCTTATACAATTCATAGAGTAATATATGACAGTCTATCTTCATAAACCTAGTGTTATCAGTCCTCTTGGAAGAGGATTAGATGAGCATATCCGCCGTCTTCTCGATGATACAAAAAGCCCCTTATCTTTTAGTCAAGATTGGATCCAAGATAAAAACATTATGGTCGGCAAAGCACCGTATCACCAGCCTTTTCCCGATCACACACCTGATATTCATCGAACCTATAATAATCAGTTATTGTGGAATGCTGTTATCGACATCAAGCCTGAAATTGATGCCTTGATTCAAGAATACGAATCACATCGCATTGGTATTGTTGTAGGAACCACCAATACGGGCATCGAAAACAATATCAAGGCGTTTGATCAATACGAACAACACCAATCTTGGGAGCATTCAGGTTACGTACATGATTTCCAGTTATTGTCTTCGCCTGCAAACTTTTTGTCGCAAATGCTGGAGATAAGTGGCCCATCATACGTGATTTCTACGGCTTGTACATCGAGTGCCAAAGCACTTATCAGTGGCAAAAATCTTATTGAAAGTGGAATTTGTGATGCCGTTATTTGTGCAGGAGTTGATGTCTTATCGCGTCTATCCATCAATGGGTTTCACTCACTAGAAGCCCTATCTAAAGGACAAAATCTTCCTTTTTCCAAAGATAGAGACGGGATTAATATTGGTGAAGCGGCCGTTGTATTTATTTTGTCCAAAAAATCTTCAGGCATGGCATTACTAGGCGATGGAGGCAGTTCTGATGGCTATCATATGTCTTCACCTTGTCCGCAAGCCACAGGTGCGATTTTAGCCATCCAAGAAGCACTAAATAAAGGCCACCTTAACCCCAATGATATCGCTTGGATTAATCTGCATGGCACGGGTACACAACTTAACGATTCTATGGAAAGTCATGCCATTCATGAAATCTTTGGTGACCAAATTCCATGTACAAGCACAAAGTACCAAACAGGCCATACATTAGGGGCAGCTGGTGCATTAGAAGCCGCCTTTGTGTGGGGCGTGATGGATCGCACCTTAAATCCAGAGGGAAAAATTCCCAATCATGTCAGCTGCGAATACGATCCGAATATTGATCAAATTTGTTTGGCTCATCAGCATTATCTTCCTTCAAACCAAGCTAGAATCGGCCTCAGTGCTTCTTTTGCTTTTGGAGGTTCTAATGCCATATTAATCATTGGGGAGCCTCAACATGCTTAATTTACCCATCCGAAATGTCGCCTCATTGCTCCCTCATAGCGTCGATATGGTGCTTATCGATGAAGTCATCGAGTATAGTAAAGACCATTTGATCGCTCGATCCACTGTTCGCCCAGATCATGTTTTTGTCAGAGAGGGACAACTGCCAAGTTTCTTTTGCATTGAAATGATGGCCCAATCCGTCGGTGCATGGGCAGGATGTCAAGCAAAAATAAAAAACGAACCTATCCAATTAGGCTTCCTATTAGGCAGTCGTCAATATCAGATCTTTTTTGATACGATTCCAATGAATTCACTATTGGAATTTGATGTAAAATTATCTACTCAAGATGCAAATGGTTTTGGTATTTTTGATGGTTGTGCTTATCTTATCGAGCCTGATCAGACCAAAACACTGATTGCAACCGCTAGACTTAGTGTCTATAGTCCTAAAACTTCTCAAATAAAGGGAATTTAATATGAAAAAAATCGTTGCTTTATGTGCTGTCAGTGCCGCTATTTTAGCGGGTTGCGGTTCTTTTAATGCTAAAACTGTTCCTTCTAATATCAAAGTAGATAACGTATGCGTTCTTCAACGTGCCAACAGCCCACTTATCGCCCAATACATCTCTGAAAACCTTACTCAGAGAGGCATTAGTAACCATATCGTGAAAACACAAGGAACGTGTAAAAATATCATTTGGTACAATGCCAGAATGAATGGCGACTACCAATACATCACTAAATCAACTACCAGCATCAAAATCAACGACAAACGTGTTGGTACCGTTAAATACAAAAACAGAGATAAAGTGACATCTCTAAAAGATCAGGTCAATAATATTATGACGAATCTTTTAGGTAGAAGATAATCTTTTCTATCAGGCTTCCGTCAATGTGATGGAAGCCATTTATATTTATAAGCATGAACGAACAAAGCATTTTAATTACTGGTTCAAGCCGTGGGATTGGCAAAGCCATTGCGTTAAGACTAGCCCAAGAAGGTTTCAACATTGTTCTACACTGTCGATCTAAGATTCAAGAAGCTGAGTCTGTCAAAAACATGATCCAAGCCCAAGGAGGCCATGCTCGGATTCTACAGTTCGATGTATCAGACCGTGTTACCGCGAAAGAAATACTTGAGCATGATGTACAAGAACATGGTGCTTATTACGGTGTTGTATTAAATGCGGGATTAACTCGCGATAATGCTTTTCCCGCATTAAGTGAACAAGATTGGGATCAGGTGGTTCACACGAATTTAGACGGCTTTTTTAATGTCTTGCATCCTATTATGATGCCGATGATTCGTAGAAGAAAACCAGGAAGAATTGTTTGTATTACATCTGTTTCTGGCCTAATTGGCAATCGTGGACAGGTTAACTATAGTGCCTCAAAAGCAGGTATTATCGGTGCTGCAAAAGCCTTAGCCATAGAATTAGCTAAACGTCAAATTACTGTAAACTGCGTGGCACCTGGCTTAATAGAAACGGATATTATTGACGAGAATGTTCCCGTTGCAGAAATTCTAAAAGCCATTCCGATGAATAAAATGGGTCGTCCTGAAGATGTGGCTCATACCGTTGCATTTTTAGTTTCTGAACAAGCTTCTTACATTACGCGTCAAGTTATTTCTGTTAATGGTGGTTTATGTTAAAACGTGTTGTTGTCACTGGAATGGGCGGTATCACTGCTTTAGGCAAATCTTGGAAAGAAATCCAACCTTATTTTGAACGTGGTGAAAATGCCGTCATTCGTATGGATGACTGGGACCAATACAAGGAATTAACTACACGTTTGGCTGCACCATTAAAACATTACCAACCTCCTCAAGAATGGACCCGAAAACAGTTAAGAAGCCTGGGCCCTGTTTCACAATACTGCGTAGAGTCTGCTCAGATAGCCTTAGCCGATGCTGGTTTACTTGACGATGAAAGCATTAAAGACGGACGCATGGGCGTAGCGAGCGGTTCTTCTGCAGGCAGTCCTCAAGCCATTTGCGATGTGGCTTTATTACTCATCAAAGGCGATTCACCGAACTTTAACGCCAATACTTACGTTCGCATGATGCCTCACACAACGGCAGCGAATGTATCCATTTTCTTTGGTCTCAAAGGCCGAATGATTCCTACTTCTAGTGCTTGCACATCGAGTAGCCAAGCCATTGGTTACGCCTATGAAGCCATCAAGTATGGAAAAATTCCGATGATGTTGGCAGGGGGCGGAGAAGAGCTGTGTGCCAGCGAATCTTATGTCTTTGATGCCTTATACGCCACCAGTTTAAAAAACGATACACCTAAATTAACTCCTAGCCCCTATGATAAAGATCGCGATGGTTTGGTCATTGGCGAGGGGGCAGGTATGTTTGTTTTGGAAGAATACGAACACGCCAAAGCTCGTGGAGCAAAGATTTATGCAGAGATTGTTGGTTTTGGTTCTAACTGTGATGGTACGCATATCACTCGTCCTGAAGCCGATACCATGCACCATTGTATGAAACTCGCTTTAGAAGATGCTCATTTAGATCCAGCTGCTATCGCTTATGTGAATGGACATGGCACTGCAACTGAATTCGGTGATATTGCAGAAACACAAGCCACCTCTCGTCTTTTTGGTTCTCGTATGCCTATCAGTAGCCAAAAGAGTTTCTTGGGTCACACGCTGGGTGCTTGTGGCGTTCTAGAAGCTTGGTTCTCCATCGAGATGATGAATAGTGATTGGTTTGCTCCCACGGCTAATTTAAATCATGTTGACCCACGTTGCGGGGAACTAGATTATTTGCAAAGCGGACGGACCATTCAGGCTGAATACGTGATGACCAATAACTTTGCTTTTGGTGGTGTCAATACCTCACTCGTCTTTAAACGTATGATCTAATGCGGTGTGCCGATAGCATTTATGGACAACGATCCTATTACCCGTGTTATTTTGACTACTTGGCAAGATATCCACGTGCCTAAATGCTATCAGGCAGATCACTGGAAATCCGAACAAGCGACTCCAAAAGACATTCAAACATTATATTTATTACACCAGATTTTTCGTTATTTTCAACTTCCCGAATCGCTTTTAAATAACATCCAAATTCAAGATAATGGTCGCCCCTTTATTCCTAACTCACCAATTGATTTTAATATTAGCCATTCAGGGCCATACCTAGCCATCGCCGTCACTTCCTATCAAGCAGTCGGCGTGGATATTGAATCAAAAAACAAGAATCGATCTTGGTCCGCCCTATTACCTCACATTTTAAATACCCGTGAACAAGCTTATTTACAACCTTCTACAACGATACGCTCATCAACTCGTTCTACTCAACAGGCATTAAGCCATAAAAAGGGGGTTGGTATGACGATTGAAAAACAAGCTTATTCAAAGTGTCCACCCACTTCTCCATCAACCTTTTCTACCCAACAGGAATTAAAACATGAAGAATGGCTTGCTGTGACGATGGATCATGCAGAAAAAGAGGCGGCGAATAAAGAACAAAGCCTTTTTTTATCGCATTGGTGTATTAAAGAATCCATTCTTAAATCTCAAGGCAAAGGCATTGATGAACTCAAGCAAATCAGCGTCTTTCTCCAACAACAGCAATTCCAATCCACTTTCCCCTGCCCTCCTGCATGTTACCTCATTGAGAACGATCAATTTGTTTTAAGCATTGCTTCTCATACCGAGCCACAAATCTTTACTTACCATGGAGACGATCAATGGGAAAAATGTTCATTCTCCATGATCAAACTTCATTCATTTTAACGGTCCCCATAAAACCCAACCACCCAGCTTCACCTCGCACCTCTTTTAACATTTCGCTTAAAATACGACAAAAGAGAGGTGATATTTAGAAACAACTTACTACAGTTTCTAAATTTCTAACAGATAGATAGCGATGGTTGGTTTATTCTTTGTCCTCTTCATCATTAGACAAAACATTATTATCAAAATTCACCGTTTGTGTTTTTGGTCCGACTTGTCCCCAGACTTTTTTCTGATAAGCCTTTATCTCTTCTGCCTGTTTATTTTCTTCTAATGTATTTGGATCTTTAGGGAACATGAAATTAATCACCTCTTCATCCCGATAATAAGCTATATCATTTGGAAAATCACTCATCAAATAGCAACCCGATAAAAGAAATGATAAACCAAATATGACTAACTTTTTCATTGCTTTAGTATATAAAAAATCTTTGAATCCCTGTCTTACCATGATACATAATTATCTTGCAAATAATTTAAGTATTAGTCGATCAAACCAAGATAAACCCTTGCGTTTCTTTTGTTGTTCACGTTGATTTTCTTCAAAAATCGCATTCCAATAATTAATCCAATTCATAATTGGTTGGTCATAGTCAAACTCTTTCATAAAATCATAAGGATCGACATATTCTTCTGATTTAAGTGGTTTGTATTCGATTAATTCTTTGGGGGCAATAGGACTGTCAATGCCTAAATCAAATCCGTGAATAAAGGCGATTTTTGCATATAACAATACCTGTAGCTGTAAATAAAAATCAAACCATACTGTTGTGTCATATACAGCACGTTTGGCTAGTTTAGGTTCTAATAATTTATTTAATGCATCCTTCATTCCATCAACATTTTTATCGCATAAAGCAATATAAAACTCGTGGTCAGTAATCCTGATTCGGTAATGTCGAGCCTTATATTTATCTTGTAAATATAATTGACTTCTGCTTTTTAACAGCTCCCACTCTCCTGATAGTGCTAATAAGGTATTGGCATTAAAATAAGGACGTGGATCATCACTTTCGTAGCGAGTGTCAACAGAAACTATCTCATCTCGATGTTGAATTAAAAATCGAATTAAATCAGGGCTGTCAGACATAATACTGAGAAAGAAATGATCTACGTTAATACC
It contains:
- a CDS encoding MMPL family transporter produces the protein MLWNKKIFLIAYLIILAILVSLCFPKILSGQAIDTNLLSLLPQSHYSEKKTQAIHHINQPLNERIVALVGSPNSETSAQLASKLVSTWQNSHLFQRIDWQIDVQQNQLIHDIASLRLAGISEQSIDNAHDFFTRRLQSITNPFTPHIVPIDKDWLGFSQQIIQKLSHHSYIELHPSTNTLQIHDGHYHWVLITAIPIARGKALLDEFNANEQWIKNNSGTLLLSGGPIYSAVGQTQGEQESSWMSLISVMAVITLLWFSFKTIRLLSLFIPIVFSFITGFLVCVLVFGQIHILTLVISTSLIGLVIDFPIHWLSHAWHEPWNAERSMQKTWKPFFVALLTTLLGYFMLCWTPIPILQESAVFSMATLITAFLFTYFVLPKYFRNWEPKRSNIQTIISSIQKTIHRFWQFFDAHRLASYLGIIAICLIFPPSFKDDISHWVHLPEYWLNQSKLIAQKSGINPASQFFLITAPNETELLALDKQLSQSLDTLKTQGLIQNYTSLSQWVNSSPTQTQLREKIKQLVQSPDARLLSSIGIPDEVWKKEADDVLNLPTLSINDTLKYEFAQRWKTLFLGQIDHQYASLITLDGVSPQAISSLKKLIDLNKRSDTSIEWVDYKQDINDVFHHARTQATIYKILSLILVLVVLCVCFGLRNGIKIIQVPIFASLLTIICLSVASVPIGIFSVFGLLLASAIGVDYAIYALNSKSQSHGILLAFLTTFLTFILLAFSGTPAVAQFGLSVSIGVLWNMALAIKLSYQLQRL
- a CDS encoding NAD(P)/FAD-dependent oxidoreductase; amino-acid sequence: MKTDIAIIGAGPAGSIAAGLLRQKGYHVTVVEKQKFPRFSIGESLLPHCMEFIEKAGMLPAIKQAGFQFKNGAAFTWGDRYTTINFEDKFTSGPGTTFQVQRARFDKILIDEAEKAGAVVLYEHEVTHVNTDDEKATLTIKPLSSQTPFTLEAKFVLDASGYGRILSRLFDLETPSSLPVRHAHFTHIEDNIQDDSFDRNKILICTHPTQRDVWLWFIPFSNGRTSIGVVGEPKIFEQLPEQTPEYILRHYADSIPMLKKLLVNAKWDTPFSTLKGYSANVKALYGNRWALLGNAAEFLDPVFSSGVTIAMHSADLAVDALDKTLKNEAVDWEKEFTEPLMIGVNAFRTYVMGWYDYSFQDVIYQENPNPEIKKMISAILAGYAWDTNNPFVKRSKEKLKTLAEICRSTSQHS
- a CDS encoding beta-ketoacyl-ACP synthase, with protein sequence MTVYLHKPSVISPLGRGLDEHIRRLLDDTKSPLSFSQDWIQDKNIMVGKAPYHQPFPDHTPDIHRTYNNQLLWNAVIDIKPEIDALIQEYESHRIGIVVGTTNTGIENNIKAFDQYEQHQSWEHSGYVHDFQLLSSPANFLSQMLEISGPSYVISTACTSSAKALISGKNLIESGICDAVICAGVDVLSRLSINGFHSLEALSKGQNLPFSKDRDGINIGEAAVVFILSKKSSGMALLGDGGSSDGYHMSSPCPQATGAILAIQEALNKGHLNPNDIAWINLHGTGTQLNDSMESHAIHEIFGDQIPCTSTKYQTGHTLGAAGALEAAFVWGVMDRTLNPEGKIPNHVSCEYDPNIDQICLAHQHYLPSNQARIGLSASFAFGGSNAILIIGEPQHA
- a CDS encoding ApeP family dehydratase, which encodes MLNLPIRNVASLLPHSVDMVLIDEVIEYSKDHLIARSTVRPDHVFVREGQLPSFFCIEMMAQSVGAWAGCQAKIKNEPIQLGFLLGSRQYQIFFDTIPMNSLLEFDVKLSTQDANGFGIFDGCAYLIEPDQTKTLIATARLSVYSPKTSQIKGI
- the fabG gene encoding 3-oxoacyl-ACP reductase FabG, translated to MNEQSILITGSSRGIGKAIALRLAQEGFNIVLHCRSKIQEAESVKNMIQAQGGHARILQFDVSDRVTAKEILEHDVQEHGAYYGVVLNAGLTRDNAFPALSEQDWDQVVHTNLDGFFNVLHPIMMPMIRRRKPGRIVCITSVSGLIGNRGQVNYSASKAGIIGAAKALAIELAKRQITVNCVAPGLIETDIIDENVPVAEILKAIPMNKMGRPEDVAHTVAFLVSEQASYITRQVISVNGGLC
- a CDS encoding beta-ketoacyl-ACP synthase — protein: MLKRVVVTGMGGITALGKSWKEIQPYFERGENAVIRMDDWDQYKELTTRLAAPLKHYQPPQEWTRKQLRSLGPVSQYCVESAQIALADAGLLDDESIKDGRMGVASGSSAGSPQAICDVALLLIKGDSPNFNANTYVRMMPHTTAANVSIFFGLKGRMIPTSSACTSSSQAIGYAYEAIKYGKIPMMLAGGGEELCASESYVFDALYATSLKNDTPKLTPSPYDKDRDGLVIGEGAGMFVLEEYEHAKARGAKIYAEIVGFGSNCDGTHITRPEADTMHHCMKLALEDAHLDPAAIAYVNGHGTATEFGDIAETQATSRLFGSRMPISSQKSFLGHTLGACGVLEAWFSIEMMNSDWFAPTANLNHVDPRCGELDYLQSGRTIQAEYVMTNNFAFGGVNTSLVFKRMI
- a CDS encoding 4'-phosphopantetheinyl transferase superfamily protein — translated: MDNDPITRVILTTWQDIHVPKCYQADHWKSEQATPKDIQTLYLLHQIFRYFQLPESLLNNIQIQDNGRPFIPNSPIDFNISHSGPYLAIAVTSYQAVGVDIESKNKNRSWSALLPHILNTREQAYLQPSTTIRSSTRSTQQALSHKKGVGMTIEKQAYSKCPPTSPSTFSTQQELKHEEWLAVTMDHAEKEAANKEQSLFLSHWCIKESILKSQGKGIDELKQISVFLQQQQFQSTFPCPPACYLIENDQFVLSIASHTEPQIFTYHGDDQWEKCSFSMIKLHSF
- a CDS encoding Imm49 family immunity protein; amino-acid sequence: MSKNYTVYLGSVTKMSYEESIQHCQNWANYLYGKGYFDLYDVDIRKGTKTLRDKPISTLQETIDYINEKEGNPLMRMRRISNYHAAQSSLDLLLNADVKAFKKHAYIAGKLLLLSKDDYQWAYNGINVDHFFLSIMSDSPDLIRFLIQHRDEIVSVDTRYESDDPRPYFNANTLLALSGEWELLKSRSQLYLQDKYKARHYRIRITDHEFYIALCDKNVDGMKDALNKLLEPKLAKRAVYDTTVWFDFYLQLQVLLYAKIAFIHGFDLGIDSPIAPKELIEYKPLKSEEYVDPYDFMKEFDYDQPIMNWINYWNAIFEENQREQQKKRKGLSWFDRLILKLFAR